The Paraburkholderia hospita DNA segment TTCGAAAAACGCGCGCCGGTAGCCGAGCGCGCGCTGCGCGATGCTGTAGTGCGCAAGCGAGCCGCCGATGAACGCGACGCGCGTGCGCTTCTGTGCAAACAGATGCTGCATCGCGAGCGCGGCGCCCGCCTGGTTGTCGAGATTCACTGAGCGCAGGTTCGGCGCCCACAGGTCGATCAGCACGAGCGGGCGCTTCATCGCAACGAGCGTCGTGAGCGTTTCCGGCTCGACGAAACCGGCGACGGCGATCGCGTCGGGCGCATGCAGGCGCATCTGCTGGACGACATCCTCGGTCGGGCCCGCTGTTAGCACGGACGGCACGATGCCGCGCTCGCGGCACGCGTCCTCGACACCGTGCAGCACGTGCGAGAAGAACGGGCTGACGGCGAAGTTGTTGTGATGACGATGCAGCAGGAACGTGAGCCGGCGAATGCGTGGGCGCAACTGCGCGGAATCGTAGCCAAGCCGGCGGGCCGTTTCGACGACGCGTTCGCGCGTCGTTTCCGACAAACCAGGCTGATTCTTCAGAGCGCGTGAGACGGTGCCGATCGACACGCTGGCCGCGCGGGCGACGTCGCGGATCGTTGTAGCCATCGAAAAAAGCGGCGGCGCGAGAGACGCGCAGCGGCGGAGTTCAAGTTCGGGTGATTGTATAGTAAAACGATCGCGCGAAACCCTCGTTCAGAGGCTTTCAATACGCGTAGATACCCGTATACAGGCGCAGTGAAGGTGAATCGTTTGTTTAGTAAAATGCACTAAACGGCGTGTTGGATTCATCAATTGATACGGACGCGGCGAAGTTGCGGCCGCAGATGAGCGGGAATGAGAAACACGAATGGGGAACGCGCAGTCCGAACCTTGCTGCCAAGGTGACTGCTCGTCGTGACAAAGGAATGTCGTTGCGGCGTGCTTTGCCGCTGAAGATGACGGCGGAAGCCGAAGCCGGGGCGAAGAAGTTCAGTCGACGGTTGCCGCCGTGCGCCCTTGCAGCAACATCTGGCTTTCTTCGAACCCGATCATCACGAAACCGGACGCTTCGCTTTTCGCGCGGCGTTTCGCGAGCGCCGCAACGGATGCAATGTCTTCGCTGCTGTACACCGCTTCGCCCGATTGCGGCTGCACGAGCACGCAGCCAATCGCCATCGTCACGAAGCCGAAAAACGTCGGATTGCCGCGCCGGTCCTCGCCATGGATGCCGCCCGCAAAGCGGTCGCCCGGCGCGTAGAAGCGCTGCGCGCCTTCGTTGAACACGTGAATGGCGCGCTCTGCGCGCTCGCGCCAGTCTTCGCTCTGGAACAGGATCAGAAAATCATCGCCACCGACGTGGCCGAGAAAATCGCGTGTCGGATCGCAGACTTCCGCGAGCACGTGCGCGGCGAACTTCAGCACTTCGTCGCCTTGCCAGTAGCCGTACTGGTCGTTGAACGGCTTGAAGTGATTCAGGTCGACGTAGCACGCGTAAAAGCCCGCTTCGTGGCTGAGCAGCCGCGTGATGTGCGAGCTGATCGGAATATTGCCCGGCAGAAAAGTCAGCGGATTCGCGTAACGCGCCGCCTCGATGCGTACTTCGG contains these protein-coding regions:
- a CDS encoding LacI family DNA-binding transcriptional regulator, with amino-acid sequence MATTIRDVARAASVSIGTVSRALKNQPGLSETTRERVVETARRLGYDSAQLRPRIRRLTFLLHRHHNNFAVSPFFSHVLHGVEDACRERGIVPSVLTAGPTEDVVQQMRLHAPDAIAVAGFVEPETLTTLVAMKRPLVLIDLWAPNLRSVNLDNQAGAALAMQHLFAQKRTRVAFIGGSLAHYSIAQRALGYRRAFFEAGLLFDPSLEVTIDAGLDPDAGAALAMEQLLDRPGPRPDAVFAYNDLAALAALRVCLARGLRVPEDIAIVGFDDIPAAAHARPPLTTIAVDKEALGRRGVELLLEDTPSALDIRIPVQLVVRASTSVKMP